Proteins from one Anopheles nili chromosome 2, idAnoNiliSN_F5_01, whole genome shotgun sequence genomic window:
- the LOC128721402 gene encoding uncharacterized protein LOC128721402 gives MLLQLDGDIGEVPVRRSRGSEESTTPPPSPPPPTNDTTHPYADVPMAAVPVPATEQPARKVDILLYPTVSPETIVVPILSCIVGFPIFALLVICCLRRRAKIARERDRRRNFDLQANTITLVRFNSHHLSNQRSILLQSGDSLSRGYPSLDLDTVYEEKSDTHCSSQLDSPAAHMLLTDSPPDSDNEQC, from the exons ATGTTGCTCCAGCTGGACGGGGATATTGGGGAGGTGCCGGTTCGGCGGTCACGAGGAAGTGAAGAAtccaccaccccaccaccatcaccaccaccacccacgaaCGACACCACCCACCCGTACGCGGACGTCCCGATGGCGgcagttccggttccggccacCGAACAGCCCGCCCGAAAAGTCGACATTTTGCTTTATCCAACAG tTTCACCGGAAACGATCGTCGTACCGATCCTGTCCTGTATCGTTGgctttcccattttcgccCTGCTCGTCATCTGCTGCCTGCGGCGAAGGGCGAAAATTGCTCGCGAACGCGACCGGAGACGGAACTTCGACCTGCAGGCCAACACCATCACGCTCGTGCGCTTCAACTCACACCACC TCAGCAACCAGCGGTCCATCCTGCTGCAATCTGGCGATAGTCTGAGCCGCGGCTATCCGTCACTCGATTTGGACACGGTGTACGAGGAGAAGAGTGACACGCACTGCAGCAGCCAG CTCGACTCTCCGGCTGCCCACATGCTGCTGACGGATTCACCCCCGGACTCGGACAACGAACAGTGCTAG
- the LOC128722124 gene encoding 26S proteasome regulatory subunit 6B has protein sequence MIDTELVIPDKDESDTRTMKDAVNSLDEPLEEDLYIKYKKLQKMLEFLEVQEEYIKDEQRNLKKEYLHAQEEVKRIQSVPLVIGQFLEAVDQNTGIVGSTTGSNYYVRILSTIDRELLKPSASVALHKHSNALVDVLPPEADSSISMLQADEKPDVQYSDIGGMDMQKQEIREAVELPLTHFELYKQIGIDPPRGVLMYGPPGCGKTMLAKAVAHHTTAAFIRVVGSEFVQKYLGEGPRMVRDVFRLAKENSPAIIFIDEIDAIATKRFDAQTGADREVQRILLELLNQMDGFDQTTNVKVIMATNRADTLDPALLRPGRLDRKIEFPLPDRRQKRLIFSTITAKMNLSEDVDLEDFVARPDKISGADINAICQEAGMHAVRENRYIVLAKDFEKGYKNNIKKDETEHEFYK, from the exons aTGATCGACACTGAGCTGGTAATTCCCGATAAG GACGAATCAGACACCAGAACCATGAAAGACGCTGTAAATTCGCTGGATGAGCCTCTCGAGGAAGATCTTTACATTAAGTATAAG AAGCTGCAAAAGATGCTGGAGTTCTTAGAGGTGCAGGAGGAATACATAAAGGATGAGCAGCGAAACTTAAAGAAGGAATATCTACACGCGCAGGAAGAAGTCAAACGCATACAGTCGGTACCGCTGGTGATCGGCCAGTTCCTGGAAGCGGTCGACCAGAACACCGGAATTGTTGGTTCGACGACGGGTTCCAACTATTATGTGCGCATTTTGTCCACCATTGATCGGGAACTGCTAAAGCCCTCGGCCAGCGTAGCCCTGCACAAGCATAGCAATGCATTGGTCGATGTACTGCCACCGGAGGCGGATAGCTCGATTTCCATGCTCCAAGCAGACGAGAAGCCGGACGTTCAATACTCGGACATCGGCGGCATGGACATGCAGAAGCAAGAAATTCGTGAGGCCGTCGAGTTGCCACTTACGCATTTCGAGCTGTACAAGCAGATCGGTATCGATCCTCCACGCGGTGTACTGATGTATGGACCGCCTGGATGCGGAAAGACTATGCTGGCCAAGGCCGTCGCCCACCACACTACAGCAGCCTTCATTCG CGTGGTTGGTTCTGAGTTTGTACAGAAGTACCTCGGCGAAGGCCCACGCATGGTGCGTGATGTGTTCCGTTTGGCAAAGGAAAATTCGCCCGCTATCATCTTCATTGACGAAATCGACGCCATTGCGACGAAGCGTTTTGATGCGCAAACTGGTGCCGATCGCGAGGTGCAGCGCATCCTGCTCGAGCTGCTCAACCAGATGGACGGGTTCGATCAGACGACGAACGTGAAAGTGATCATGGCCACCAACCGTGCCGATACGCTTGATCCAGCCCTATTGCGACCGGGTCGTCTCGATCGAAAGATCGAATTCCCGTTGCCAGATCGGCGACAGAAACGACTGATCTTCTCCACCATTACCGCCAAGATGAACCTCTCGGAGGACGTGGACCTGGAGGACTTTGTCGCACGACCGGACAAGATTTCCGGCGCTGACATCAACGCCATCTGCCAGGAGGCCGGTATGCACGCGGTGCGCGAAAATAG GTACATTGTCCTGGCTAAGGACTTcgaaaaaggatacaaaaaCAATATCAAGAAAGACGAAACGGAACACGAGTTCTATAAGTAA
- the LOC128731865 gene encoding surfeit locus protein 6 homolog — MGRKASSELRSHLQAINDELEFYIELFNVPESKHEDIDESEYLLETEGKPKKLINNKPEDSDEELSNRQDVKKNKIIGKHLGRKNKQGTDSNKSERKKLKKEKMLKKKLKQINLMTVKQEQQRSKLIEHKPLEVKNEKKTGQMFNIDGKMVFSKFQLDEHDKPKKGIDTDTKKLLKKVTDNKKQLSELKQSGELEKYAEVKLKQAWEKAMAKTAGQKVRDDAELLTKKLIQRKKQVKKSKEQWKERAQKIEHQQKQRQKERTANIKERSQKKKNKKLKTMAKKGRIIPGF; from the exons ATGGGTAGAAAGGCTTCCTCCGAGTTGCGGTCACATTTACAGGCGATAAATGATGAATTGGAGTTTTACATTGAGCTTTTCAATGTTCCGGAATCAAAGCATG AGGACATCGATGAATCTGAATATCTATTGGAAACTgaaggaaaaccgaaaaaacttaTCAACAATAAACCGGAGGATTCAGACGAGGAATTGTCTAACCGACAggacgttaaaaaaaataagatcaTTGGGAAGCACTTAGGAAGAAAGAACAAACAAGGAACAGACAGCAACAAATCAGAACgcaaaaagttgaaaaaggaaaagatgCTAAAGAAAAAGCTCAAGCAAATTAACCTAATGACTGTGAAGCAGGAACAGCAAAGGAGCAAACTGATCGAGCATAAACCGCTGGAGGTTAAGAACGAGAAGAAGACTGGCCAGATGTTCAACATCGATGGCAAGATGGTATTCTCTAAATTCCAACTTGATGAGCACGATAAACCTAAGAAAG gTATCGATACGGACACGAAAAAGCTATTGAAAAAAGTAACCGACAACAAAAAGCAACTGTCGGAGCTGAAGCAATCTGGTGAGCTGGAGAAGTACGCCGAAGTAAAGCTGAAACAGGCGTGGGAGAAAGCGATGGCCAAAACCGCGGGACAGAAG GTACGAGATGATGCAGAACTACTCACAAAAAAACTGATCCAGAGGAAGAAACAGGTTAAAAAGTCGAAGGAACAATGGAAGGAACGAGCACAAAAGATTGAACACCAGCAGAAACAACGGCAGAAGGAACGAACTGCCAATATTAAAGAGCGGtcgcagaagaagaagaacaaaaagctTAAAACTATGGCAAAGAAGGGCCGTATTATACCGGGATTCTAG